The Alphaproteobacteria bacterium genome contains a region encoding:
- a CDS encoding amidohydrolase family protein, which translates to MIIDCHGHYTTEPKDLHRFRKDQTEAVKNKSAMPPRAGLKMSDDEIRESLESNQIRLQKERGTDVTIFSPRASGMGHHIGDEAVSIEWTQICNDLIHRCVSLFPKNFIGVCQLPQSLNVPPKNSAKELERCVNELGFVGCNLNPDPSGGYFNSPPLTDKWWYPLYEKMVELDVPGMVHVSGCANPAMHTTGSYYLNADTMAFMQFVLSDLFKDFPKLRLIIPHGGGAIPFHWGRFRGLALNNGKPELTEIMANNIFFDTCVYHQPGIDLLFKVVPADNILFASEMVGAVRGNDPRTGFGFDDTKRYVEGTSLSAADKAKVFEGNARKVYPRINKKLA; encoded by the coding sequence ATGATCATCGATTGCCACGGCCACTACACGACCGAGCCGAAGGACCTGCACCGCTTCCGGAAAGACCAGACCGAGGCCGTGAAGAACAAGTCCGCGATGCCGCCGCGCGCCGGCCTGAAAATGTCGGATGATGAGATCCGCGAGAGCCTGGAGAGTAACCAGATCCGCCTGCAGAAGGAGCGCGGCACGGATGTGACGATCTTCTCGCCGCGTGCCTCCGGCATGGGCCACCACATCGGCGACGAGGCCGTCTCGATCGAGTGGACGCAGATCTGCAACGACCTGATCCACCGCTGCGTCTCGCTGTTCCCGAAGAATTTCATCGGCGTGTGCCAGCTGCCGCAGTCGCTCAACGTGCCGCCGAAGAATTCCGCGAAGGAACTGGAACGCTGCGTCAACGAGCTTGGGTTCGTGGGTTGCAATCTCAATCCCGATCCGTCCGGCGGTTATTTCAATTCGCCGCCGCTGACCGACAAATGGTGGTATCCGCTCTACGAGAAGATGGTCGAGCTCGACGTGCCCGGCATGGTGCACGTCTCGGGCTGCGCCAACCCGGCGATGCACACCACGGGCTCGTACTATCTCAACGCCGACACCATGGCGTTCATGCAGTTCGTCCTCTCCGACCTGTTCAAGGATTTCCCCAAGCTGCGGCTGATCATCCCGCATGGCGGCGGTGCGATCCCGTTCCACTGGGGCCGCTTCCGCGGGCTTGCCTTGAATAACGGCAAGCCGGAGCTGACCGAGATCATGGCGAACAACATCTTCTTCGACACCTGCGTCTATCATCAGCCGGGCATCGATCTGTTGTTCAAGGTCGTGCCGGCCGACAACATTCTGTTCGCCAGCGAGATGGTCGGTGCGGTGCGCGGCAACGACCCGAGGACCGGCTTCGGCTTCGACGACACCAAGCGCTATGTCGAAGGGACGAGCCTGTCGGCCGCCGATAAGGCGAAGGTGTTCGAAGGCAACGCGCGAAAAGTCTATCCGCGGATCAACAAGAAGCTCGCCTGA
- a CDS encoding alpha/beta fold hydrolase, translating to MATFVVAHGAWSAGWAWKKMRPLMRAAGHELWTPTYTGLGERAHLGHADVSLDTHIQDIVAVLETEDLHDVYLIGHSYGGMVATGVADRARDRIAKLIYLDAFAPVNGQAVFDLVPPDIAAKMQAGATASASGFGIPSNPMPSDTAPEDQAWAGPRRLPQPVKAFSTKLTLSAEPSAPRTYIYAKKAGIGDNFRKFYERAKREGWRTYEIDSSHNPHITNPSALLAILNEIASK from the coding sequence ATGGCAACATTCGTGGTGGCGCACGGCGCCTGGTCGGCGGGCTGGGCATGGAAGAAGATGCGCCCGCTGATGCGGGCGGCGGGGCACGAGCTCTGGACGCCGACCTACACGGGGCTCGGCGAACGCGCGCACCTCGGCCACGCCGACGTCAGCCTCGACACCCACATCCAGGACATCGTGGCGGTGCTGGAGACCGAAGATCTGCACGACGTCTACCTGATCGGCCATTCCTACGGCGGCATGGTGGCGACCGGCGTTGCGGATCGCGCGCGCGACCGCATTGCAAAGCTCATCTATCTCGATGCATTCGCTCCCGTGAACGGGCAGGCTGTGTTCGATCTCGTGCCGCCGGATATCGCCGCGAAGATGCAGGCGGGCGCAACGGCAAGCGCGAGCGGCTTCGGCATTCCGTCGAACCCGATGCCGTCGGATACGGCGCCCGAAGACCAGGCGTGGGCCGGGCCGCGGCGCCTGCCACAGCCGGTGAAAGCCTTCTCGACCAAGCTCACGCTGTCAGCCGAGCCATCGGCGCCGCGCACCTACATCTACGCGAAGAAGGCCGGCATCGGCGACAACTTCCGCAAATTCTACGAGCGCGCGAAGCGCGAGGGCTGGCGTACCTATGAAATCGACTCCAGCCACAATCCGCACATCACCAATCCCTCGGCGCTGCTCGCGATTCTGAACGAGATCGCGAGCAAATGA
- a CDS encoding cobalamin-independent methionine synthase II family protein: protein MRQSEKRILTTHTGSLPRPLELTRLYAKRARGEPVDGSELAAAGKAAMSAIVAKQVEAGIDIGNNGEQQRDSFIFYIRDRLSGLGGSWQRKQRADIERYPIFKKESYEASLRQESVDDIRGLPKAIGAIGYPDASEVKAECADFRGALDAAGNPFVEPFLTAPSPGMVSAIVLNEHYKTDEEFLKALGSALRNEYKAIVDAGFLLQLDCPDLAREKHNTFADRPLEDFIAFGNRVIDAINAAIHDIPPEKVRLHVCWGNYEGPHDLDVELPVIIPFLKRAKVGGFVLPFANPRHAHEYRYLKDLIGKDQIIVAGVIDSTTNFVEHPEVIAERLENVAEVIADPHRVMAGSDCGFETIAGRGRVAEDVVWAKFQSMAQGAKLASSRLF, encoded by the coding sequence ATGCGGCAAAGCGAGAAGCGGATTCTCACCACGCACACCGGCAGCCTGCCGCGCCCGCTGGAGCTGACGAGGCTTTACGCCAAACGCGCGCGCGGTGAGCCGGTCGATGGCAGTGAGCTTGCGGCCGCCGGTAAAGCCGCGATGAGCGCAATTGTCGCGAAGCAGGTCGAGGCCGGCATCGACATCGGCAACAACGGCGAGCAACAGCGCGACTCGTTCATCTTCTACATCCGCGACCGCCTAAGCGGGCTTGGCGGCTCGTGGCAGCGCAAGCAGCGCGCCGACATCGAGCGCTATCCGATCTTCAAGAAGGAATCCTACGAGGCGTCGCTGCGCCAGGAGTCGGTCGACGACATCCGCGGCCTGCCGAAGGCGATCGGCGCGATCGGCTATCCCGATGCCAGCGAGGTAAAGGCCGAGTGCGCGGACTTTCGCGGCGCCCTCGATGCGGCCGGCAATCCCTTCGTCGAACCGTTCCTGACCGCGCCCTCGCCCGGCATGGTGTCGGCGATCGTGCTCAACGAGCACTACAAGACCGACGAAGAATTCCTCAAGGCGCTCGGCAGCGCCTTGCGCAACGAGTACAAGGCGATCGTCGATGCCGGCTTCCTGCTGCAGCTCGATTGCCCGGATCTGGCGCGCGAGAAGCACAACACCTTCGCGGACCGCCCGCTCGAAGATTTCATCGCGTTTGGCAATCGCGTGATCGACGCCATCAACGCCGCAATCCACGACATCCCGCCCGAGAAGGTGCGGCTGCATGTGTGCTGGGGCAACTACGAGGGGCCGCACGATCTCGATGTCGAGCTGCCGGTGATCATCCCGTTCCTCAAGCGCGCCAAGGTCGGCGGTTTCGTGCTGCCGTTCGCGAACCCGCGCCACGCCCATGAATACCGCTACCTGAAAGACCTGATCGGCAAGGACCAGATCATCGTCGCGGGCGTGATCGATTCGACGACGAACTTCGTCGAGCACCCCGAGGTGATCGCAGAGCGATTGGAGAACGTCGCAGAGGTGATCGCCGATCCGCACCGCGTGATGGCAGGCTCGGACTGCGGGTTCGAGACGATCGCCGGGCGCGGCCGCGTCGCCGAGGATGTCGTCTGGGCGAAATTCCAGTCAATGGCGCAAGGCGCAAAGCTCGCGTCATCGAGGCTGTTCTAA
- a CDS encoding aldolase/citrate lyase family protein, translating to MADLRLNRVIRALEAGQPAFTCFQPAEVDSAFAIQTTKFDGVVFEMEHNPWDGKALRDCLQYLLNRGQIVKAGNIAPAVTPMVRIPVNGVEKAQWQAKQALDLGCYGIVFPHISTVEEAYNAVAACRYPRLESAPNFEPAGIRGDGPGGAVRYWGLTQQEYYKKADAWPLDPNGEIFCILQIEDMRGVENLDAMLKEVKGIGAILIGEGDLGQELGIPRQYENPKLLEQMKRVVDTCTKHNVIVGHPHVEAGNCERILSEGYRFLMCAPTRSYGHLDKARAAAGMK from the coding sequence ATGGCTGACCTGCGTCTGAATCGTGTGATCCGCGCGCTCGAAGCGGGGCAGCCGGCGTTCACGTGTTTCCAGCCTGCCGAAGTGGACTCCGCGTTCGCGATCCAGACGACCAAGTTCGACGGCGTTGTGTTCGAGATGGAGCACAATCCCTGGGACGGCAAAGCGTTGCGCGATTGCCTGCAATATCTGCTCAACCGCGGGCAGATCGTGAAGGCGGGCAACATCGCGCCGGCCGTGACGCCGATGGTGCGCATCCCGGTGAACGGCGTCGAGAAGGCCCAGTGGCAGGCGAAGCAGGCGCTCGATCTTGGTTGTTATGGGATCGTGTTTCCGCACATCTCCACGGTGGAAGAGGCCTACAACGCGGTCGCGGCGTGCCGCTATCCGCGGCTCGAGTCCGCTCCGAACTTCGAGCCGGCCGGCATCCGCGGCGACGGGCCGGGCGGCGCGGTACGCTACTGGGGGCTGACGCAGCAGGAGTATTACAAGAAGGCCGACGCGTGGCCGCTCGATCCGAACGGCGAGATCTTCTGTATCCTGCAAATCGAGGACATGCGCGGCGTCGAGAACCTCGACGCGATGCTCAAGGAGGTGAAAGGTATCGGCGCGATCCTGATCGGCGAGGGCGATCTCGGACAGGAGCTCGGCATTCCGCGGCAATATGAAAATCCGAAGCTGCTCGAGCAGATGAAGCGCGTGGTCGACACCTGCACGAAGCACAATGTCATCGTCGGGCATCCGCATGTCGAGGCCGGCAACTGCGAGCGCATCCTCTCCGAAGGCTACCGCTTCCTGATGTGCGCGCCGACCCGCTCCTACGGTCATCTCGACAAAGCACGCGCCGCCGCGGGGATGAAATAG
- a CDS encoding VOC family protein — MKLKLHHLNLTTKNVEAMDEFYRGVLDMAVEPTLAKSRIKTQGYAGDVAFVTDGTTQFHIAEKDMGTGFRTGQVVNPVDRGHIAFRTDDIAAFKKRLDEKGIKYSDYGGWAMSGWHQIFFYDPDGNVIEVHQAPEGTA; from the coding sequence ATGAAACTCAAACTCCACCACCTCAATCTCACAACCAAGAACGTCGAGGCGATGGACGAGTTCTATCGCGGCGTGCTCGACATGGCTGTCGAGCCGACGCTCGCGAAGAGCCGCATCAAGACACAGGGCTACGCGGGCGATGTCGCGTTCGTCACCGACGGCACCACGCAGTTCCACATCGCCGAGAAGGACATGGGCACCGGCTTCCGCACGGGTCAGGTGGTCAACCCGGTTGATCGCGGCCACATCGCGTTCCGCACCGACGATATCGCGGCGTTCAAGAAGCGGCTCGACGAGAAGGGCATCAAGTATTCCGATTACGGCGGCTGGGCGATGAGCGGCTGGCACCAGATCTTCTTCTACGATCCCGACGGCAATGTCATCGAGGTGCATCAGGCGCCGGAGGGGACGGCGTAG
- a CDS encoding NAD(P)-dependent oxidoreductase — MTTACTIGVAGLGLLGSALAHRLIGAGFDPKGYDIDPAKIAAFAKAGGGAATLDEVARCDVVLLAVFDTNQVEDVVTNAILPAVTPGAAKTVLVASTCDPDRIAALIAHLAPQLAMIETPVSGSSGQVRNGDGVGLIGGERDVVDSVADILDALYPKWFYMGGAGNGGRAKLAINHMLGLNRLVLAEGLVFAERLGLDAGAFLDVARQSAAYSQVMDIKGPKMVSGEYSPQGFIHQSLKDFRLILDQATARGQAMPLAALNAAVLEACVQRGEGERDNSAVIEEIRRRKR; from the coding sequence ATGACCACGGCGTGCACGATCGGCGTCGCGGGTCTCGGGCTGCTTGGCTCGGCGCTGGCGCACCGGCTGATCGGCGCGGGCTTCGATCCGAAGGGCTACGACATCGACCCGGCGAAGATCGCGGCGTTCGCCAAGGCCGGCGGCGGCGCGGCGACACTCGACGAGGTCGCGCGCTGCGATGTCGTGCTGCTCGCGGTATTCGACACCAATCAGGTGGAGGATGTGGTCACAAACGCGATCCTGCCCGCGGTCACGCCGGGCGCGGCCAAGACCGTGCTTGTCGCCTCGACCTGCGACCCGGACCGTATCGCGGCGTTGATCGCACACCTCGCGCCGCAGCTCGCCATGATCGAAACGCCGGTCTCCGGCTCGAGCGGACAGGTGCGCAACGGCGACGGCGTCGGCCTGATCGGCGGCGAACGCGACGTCGTCGACTCGGTCGCCGATATTCTCGATGCGCTCTATCCGAAGTGGTTCTACATGGGTGGCGCGGGCAACGGCGGACGCGCCAAGCTCGCGATCAACCACATGCTGGGACTCAACCGCCTCGTGCTCGCCGAGGGCCTTGTGTTCGCCGAGCGGCTCGGGCTTGATGCTGGAGCGTTCCTCGACGTCGCGCGCCAGTCGGCCGCCTACAGCCAGGTGATGGACATCAAGGGCCCAAAGATGGTGAGCGGCGAATATTCGCCGCAGGGTTTCATCCACCAGTCGCTGAAGGACTTCCGGCTCATCCTCGATCAGGCCACAGCGCGCGGGCAGGCGATGCCGCTGGCGGCGCTCAACGCCGCGGTGCTCGAAGCCTGCGTGCAGCGCGGCGAAGGCGAGCGCGACAATTCCGCGGTGATCGAGGAGATCAGACGGCGCAAGCGTTGA
- a CDS encoding tripartite tricarboxylate transporter substrate binding protein has product MMHIIRILVFAVSLLGAIAPSHANDYPTRAVRVIVGFPAGGPTDIVARIIAQSLSERLGQQFIVENRPGAGSNIATQAVITSPPDGYTLLLVSPPHAINATLYRKLPYNFLEEIVPVAGLANGPNVMEVNPSVPAKTVAEFIAYAKANPGKVHFASAGNGTTIHLSGELFMAMTGVKMQHVPYRGSALALTDMISGQVQVMFDNVLSSIPHLQSGALRPLAVTSRERLETLPDVPTLAETVPGYETGTWWGIGVPKGTPRDIIEKLNRETNAVLAEPKITARFAELGSAPLIMTPSEFGKFLADETEKWAKAVKFSGAQVD; this is encoded by the coding sequence ATGATGCACATCATCCGCATTCTCGTCTTCGCTGTTTCTCTTCTGGGCGCAATCGCGCCATCGCACGCGAACGACTACCCGACCCGCGCGGTGCGCGTGATCGTCGGCTTTCCGGCCGGCGGCCCGACCGACATCGTGGCGCGCATCATCGCACAGTCGCTGTCGGAGCGGCTCGGCCAGCAATTCATCGTGGAGAACCGCCCGGGCGCGGGCAGCAACATCGCGACGCAGGCGGTCATCACCTCGCCGCCCGACGGCTACACGCTGCTGCTGGTCTCGCCGCCGCACGCCATCAACGCGACGCTCTACCGCAAGCTTCCCTACAACTTTCTCGAAGAGATCGTGCCGGTCGCCGGCCTCGCGAACGGGCCGAACGTCATGGAGGTCAACCCCTCGGTGCCTGCGAAGACCGTCGCCGAATTCATCGCCTACGCCAAGGCCAATCCCGGCAAGGTGCACTTCGCCTCGGCCGGCAACGGCACGACCATCCATCTCTCCGGCGAGCTGTTCATGGCCATGACCGGCGTGAAGATGCAGCATGTGCCGTATCGTGGCTCGGCGCTCGCGCTGACCGACATGATCAGCGGACAGGTACAGGTGATGTTCGACAACGTGCTGTCGTCGATTCCGCACCTTCAGTCCGGCGCGCTACGGCCGCTCGCAGTGACGTCACGCGAGCGGCTTGAGACCCTGCCCGATGTGCCGACGCTCGCCGAGACCGTGCCGGGCTACGAGACCGGTACCTGGTGGGGCATCGGCGTGCCCAAAGGCACGCCGCGGGACATCATCGAGAAGCTCAACCGCGAGACCAATGCCGTCCTTGCCGAGCCGAAGATCACGGCGCGCTTCGCGGAGCTTGGCTCGGCGCCATTGATCATGACGCCGAGCGAATTCGGGAAATTCCTCGCCGACGAAACCGAGAAATGGGCGAAGGCGGTGAAGTTCTCCGGCGCGCAGGTCGATTAA
- a CDS encoding phosphate ABC transporter substrate-binding protein, with product MPDYPKSGPVSLRANLADYAVTKALKSGAIASDLVRLDFCGPKVAFQGFKPMVRERAFDASELAIATFLQAKVYGKPVTLLPAVVMGRFQHNHALRCIARGPLAPGDIAGRRIGIRSYTQTTGIWLRGILQHEYGVDLNKVTWVCNDDGHLAEFVEPPNVERTPPGSNKVDQMLLDAELDAAILGADMPNEPRVAHLIPNAREAALAWHKKYGTVPVNHFFCVDKDLADQRPDVVAEIFRMLKASKAAAPPPADGIDFHLFGIEALRRPLELIIQYATEQKIIPRALEVDELFDDSTRGLS from the coding sequence ATGCCGGACTATCCGAAGTCCGGCCCGGTCTCGCTGCGCGCCAATCTCGCCGACTATGCGGTGACGAAGGCGCTCAAATCGGGCGCGATCGCCTCCGATCTGGTGCGCCTCGACTTCTGCGGGCCGAAGGTCGCATTCCAGGGCTTCAAGCCGATGGTGCGCGAGCGGGCCTTCGACGCGAGCGAGCTTGCGATCGCGACGTTCCTGCAGGCGAAGGTGTACGGCAAGCCGGTCACGCTGTTGCCCGCCGTCGTGATGGGCCGCTTCCAGCATAATCACGCGTTGCGCTGCATCGCGCGCGGACCGCTCGCGCCAGGCGACATCGCGGGGCGCCGCATCGGCATCCGCTCCTATACGCAGACGACCGGCATCTGGCTGCGCGGCATTCTCCAGCACGAATACGGCGTCGACCTGAACAAGGTGACCTGGGTGTGCAACGACGACGGCCATCTCGCCGAGTTCGTCGAGCCGCCGAATGTCGAGCGCACCCCACCGGGGTCCAACAAGGTCGACCAGATGCTGCTCGACGCCGAGCTCGATGCCGCGATCCTCGGCGCCGACATGCCGAACGAGCCGCGCGTCGCGCATCTCATTCCGAACGCCCGCGAGGCCGCGCTCGCCTGGCACAAGAAATACGGCACGGTGCCGGTCAATCACTTCTTCTGCGTCGACAAGGACCTTGCCGATCAGCGGCCGGACGTCGTCGCCGAAATCTTCCGCATGCTGAAGGCGAGCAAGGCCGCCGCGCCGCCGCCCGCCGACGGCATCGACTTTCATCTCTTCGGCATCGAGGCGCTACGGCGCCCGCTGGAGCTGATCATTCAGTATGCGACGGAGCAGAAGATCATTCCGCGGGCGTTAGAAGTGGATGAGTTGTTCGACGATTCGACGCGCGGATTATCTTAG
- a CDS encoding TRAP transporter small permease has translation MQSEAETGASGQPLVLHKSIVPEGPIEKACKLACEAALIVMLVVIGTDIFTRWLLNFSFEVSDEIGGYMLAAITFLSLSVCQVNDSFHHVELIQARLSPRWRAISGLFFDILTLAFAVLLFWHYVRLELSSYRFGERAPTMLETPLWIPRLVMAIGTAALCLAVVRTIMLHIRRLRSAGSA, from the coding sequence ATGCAATCCGAGGCCGAAACGGGCGCCAGCGGGCAACCGCTGGTGCTGCACAAGAGCATCGTGCCCGAGGGCCCGATCGAGAAGGCCTGCAAGCTCGCCTGCGAAGCCGCGCTGATCGTGATGCTGGTGGTGATCGGCACCGACATCTTCACGCGCTGGCTCTTGAACTTCTCCTTCGAGGTCTCCGACGAGATTGGCGGCTATATGCTGGCCGCGATCACGTTCCTGTCGCTCTCGGTGTGTCAGGTCAACGATAGCTTCCACCATGTCGAATTGATCCAGGCGCGGCTCTCGCCGCGGTGGCGCGCGATTTCGGGACTTTTCTTTGACATCCTCACACTCGCCTTCGCCGTGCTGCTCTTCTGGCATTACGTGCGGCTCGAGTTGTCGTCCTATCGCTTTGGCGAGCGCGCACCGACGATGCTGGAGACGCCGCTCTGGATACCGCGCCTCGTCATGGCGATCGGCACGGCGGCGCTGTGCCTCGCGGTCGTGCGAACGATCATGCTGCACATCCGCCGCTTGCGCAGCGCCGGGAGCGCCTGA
- a CDS encoding nitroreductase family protein — protein sequence MAPSDARRMLHQRFGASDEHLDIPADAPPPHTQLAARGVVRAFTPELVPYELLHRLCALALCSPTKSDLQQRDIVIVDDAALRQRILSPLTEGPTGQAWLNDVPVLLVFCGNNRRQRFWHDWRGKPFANDHLDAFFNAAVDAGIALSAFVLAAEAQGLGTCPISVIRNRAAEVSALLSLPQHVFPVAGLGVGWPARAPRQSMRLPLEVTVHRNGYREEGLRDAIEDYDRRREAAQPYREQRYVEMFGKAEPYGWSEDKARQYAMRERADFGAYVRARGFKLD from the coding sequence ATGGCACCTTCCGACGCGCGGCGGATGCTCCACCAGCGATTTGGTGCGAGCGACGAGCATCTTGATATTCCGGCCGACGCGCCACCGCCACATACGCAACTTGCAGCGCGCGGTGTGGTGCGCGCGTTCACGCCGGAGCTAGTGCCCTATGAACTGCTGCATCGGCTCTGCGCACTCGCGCTGTGCTCTCCCACCAAAAGCGACCTGCAGCAGCGCGATATCGTCATCGTGGACGATGCTGCGCTGCGGCAGCGCATCCTGTCGCCGCTCACCGAGGGTCCGACCGGGCAGGCGTGGCTCAACGATGTGCCGGTGCTGCTCGTTTTCTGCGGCAACAACCGCCGTCAGCGCTTCTGGCACGACTGGCGCGGCAAGCCGTTCGCGAATGACCACCTCGATGCATTCTTCAACGCGGCCGTCGATGCGGGGATTGCGCTGAGCGCCTTCGTGCTCGCCGCGGAGGCGCAAGGGCTCGGCACATGCCCGATCAGCGTGATCCGCAATCGCGCGGCCGAAGTCTCGGCGCTGCTCTCCCTGCCGCAACATGTGTTTCCGGTCGCGGGGCTCGGCGTCGGATGGCCGGCGCGTGCGCCGCGTCAGAGCATGCGGCTGCCGCTCGAGGTGACGGTGCATCGCAACGGCTATCGCGAGGAGGGCCTGCGCGACGCGATCGAGGACTACGATCGCCGCCGCGAGGCTGCGCAGCCCTACCGCGAGCAGCGCTACGTGGAGATGTTCGGCAAGGCCGAGCCGTACGGCTGGTCCGAGGACAAGGCGCGGCAATACGCGATGCGGGAGCGCGCCGACTTTGGCGCGTACGTCCGCGCGCGGGGGTTCAAGCTGGATTGA
- the dctP gene encoding TRAP transporter substrate-binding protein DctP, whose product MRMKLITALAASLIATPALAVDWNFYHHQSAPLFATSRGAKMLSEEIEKSTNGELKARLHLSGTLQIAPNNITPAVAEGVVQLVDDLFNSGNIPVAGIPRLPGLVRSLDEFNKTAEVLRPYLEKAFAEKGIVMLADYTYPLQVVWGRKKLTSLDDFKGMKLRVAQPEQGEMVRRFGGTSVTISAPEVPSALDRGVVDGIFTAGVGAVLWKDLLKFGYLIPVNWNNSYILANAEAFNKLSPDLQAKLRKAAKDAAKWNQDTMQTEEAASVKTLTDAGYTMTTASTEDAAKVADTMKPYWDDWAKSRGPMVVEALGKVRAALNR is encoded by the coding sequence ATGCGCATGAAACTCATCACCGCGCTCGCCGCGTCGCTGATCGCCACGCCCGCGCTCGCGGTCGACTGGAACTTCTACCACCACCAGTCCGCACCGCTGTTCGCCACCTCGCGCGGCGCCAAGATGCTGAGCGAGGAGATCGAAAAATCGACCAACGGCGAATTGAAAGCGCGCCTGCACCTGTCGGGCACGCTGCAGATCGCACCGAACAACATCACGCCGGCGGTCGCCGAGGGCGTTGTGCAGCTTGTCGACGACCTGTTCAACTCCGGCAACATCCCGGTCGCCGGCATCCCGCGCCTGCCGGGGCTCGTGCGCTCGCTCGACGAATTCAACAAGACCGCCGAGGTGCTGCGGCCCTATCTGGAGAAGGCCTTCGCCGAGAAAGGCATCGTGATGCTCGCCGACTATACGTACCCGCTGCAGGTCGTGTGGGGCCGCAAGAAGCTCACCTCGCTCGACGACTTCAAAGGCATGAAGCTGCGCGTCGCGCAGCCCGAGCAGGGCGAGATGGTGCGCCGCTTCGGCGGCACCTCGGTGACGATCTCGGCACCGGAAGTCCCCTCCGCGCTCGATCGCGGCGTCGTCGACGGCATCTTCACCGCCGGTGTCGGCGCGGTGCTGTGGAAGGACCTGTTGAAGTTCGGCTACCTGATCCCGGTCAATTGGAACAACTCCTACATCCTCGCCAACGCCGAGGCCTTCAACAAGCTCTCTCCTGATTTGCAGGCGAAGCTGCGCAAGGCCGCCAAGGATGCCGCCAAGTGGAACCAGGACACCATGCAGACCGAAGAGGCTGCGTCGGTGAAGACCCTCACTGATGCTGGCTACACCATGACGACCGCGTCGACCGAAGACGCCGCGAAGGTCGCCGACACCATGAAGCCTTACTGGGACGACTGGGCGAAGTCGCGCGGGCCGATGGTGGTCGAAGCGCTCGGCAAGGTGCGCGCTGCGCTGAACCGCTAA
- a CDS encoding tripartite tricarboxylate transporter substrate binding protein encodes MRRLLAFAATAAAFLAVFCAAANAAGWPTRPVRLIVGFAPGGPTDILARHMAQYLSTRLGQQFVVENKPGATGNIATEYVMGQPADGYTFLVTTTANAINMTFLPKLTTSFMRDMEPVAGLASFTYMMLLNPGVPAKSIPEFIAYAKANPGRINFASGGVGSSNQLAVELFKSMTGTDLVHVPYRGNAAAYADLISGNIQLIFADIASGRPHAQSGSLRALGVTSARRLATLPDIPAISETLPGYEADGWYGFAAPKGTPADVIATFNAAINAGLADPELASRFAQLEARPLVFTPQEYGAFLVSEVERWGKAVKAAGIRGD; translated from the coding sequence ATGCGCAGACTTCTTGCGTTTGCCGCCACTGCCGCCGCGTTTCTCGCGGTGTTCTGCGCGGCGGCCAACGCCGCCGGCTGGCCCACCCGGCCGGTCCGGCTGATCGTCGGCTTCGCGCCCGGCGGGCCGACCGACATCCTGGCGCGTCACATGGCGCAATATCTCTCGACCAGGCTCGGCCAGCAGTTCGTGGTCGAGAACAAGCCCGGCGCGACCGGCAACATCGCGACCGAATACGTCATGGGCCAGCCGGCGGACGGCTATACGTTCCTCGTCACCACGACGGCCAACGCCATCAACATGACGTTCCTGCCAAAGCTCACGACCAGCTTCATGCGCGACATGGAGCCGGTCGCGGGGCTTGCGAGCTTCACCTACATGATGCTGCTCAATCCGGGCGTGCCGGCAAAGAGCATCCCTGAGTTCATCGCCTACGCCAAGGCCAATCCGGGCAGGATCAATTTCGCCTCCGGCGGCGTCGGCTCGTCGAATCAGCTGGCCGTCGAGTTGTTCAAGTCGATGACCGGCACGGACCTGGTGCACGTGCCCTATCGCGGCAATGCCGCCGCCTATGCCGACCTTATCAGCGGCAATATCCAGCTCATCTTCGCCGACATCGCCTCCGGGCGTCCGCATGCGCAATCCGGGAGCTTGCGGGCGCTCGGTGTCACGTCGGCCAGGCGGCTTGCGACCTTGCCTGACATTCCGGCGATCTCCGAGACGCTGCCGGGCTACGAGGCGGACGGCTGGTACGGCTTTGCGGCGCCGAAGGGCACGCCCGCCGACGTGATCGCCACGTTCAACGCCGCGATCAACGCGGGGCTCGCCGACCCTGAGCTTGCGTCACGCTTCGCGCAGCTCGAGGCAAGGCCACTCGTCTTCACACCGCAGGAATACGGAGCGTTTCTTGTCTCGGAAGTGGAGCGCTGGGGCAAGGCCGTGAAGGCCGCCGGCATACGCGGGGATTAG